One stretch of Phycisphaerae bacterium DNA includes these proteins:
- a CDS encoding NADH-quinone oxidoreductase subunit M → MAHGLTHWILTLLIATPLAGAIAIALSRGTSDDRVRRQALGWALITLVQALAVVVLFYQGTPADASAGWKGGQFLLNQKLAWLSHSRPAGGVDLAYHVGVDGVSLWLVVLAALLGPLAVWVSFGGIRERVREYYALLLLLEAGMLGVFCARDLLLFYVFFEFTLIPLYFIIGIWGGPDRRRAAATFFVYTMTGSVLLFAGVLYLAFAASESPAVGRFTFDLNTLYAVGSGLPLATQRCLLVALAAGFAIKVPLFPLHTWLPLTYGEAPTAGTVLLAGVLSKLGTYGFLRIVLPVLPAATTESAPLIADLAIAGILYAALIAWIQTDIKRLVAYSSISHLGFLVLGLFSLKMAGLTGSLLGMVNHGLATGALFLLVGMIEERCGTRQINELGGLARRMPWLAFFLVFFTLSSIGLPGLNGFVSEFLVLLGTFASQAESDRLPGGPLGPAFAIPAALSVVLGAIYMLWLCERVLFGPAKEGPDPASGTALTKRDLCRREIAILAPVAVLCVVLGVWPKPMIQSMQAGLTTQIVAHVHDVSLPATADSSGSSENEPLLTAGDGWKPQPSFGRPGDGPGRTAPR, encoded by the coding sequence ATGGCGCACGGGCTGACTCACTGGATTCTGACCTTGCTCATCGCGACGCCGCTGGCCGGCGCGATCGCGATCGCCCTGTCGCGCGGCACGTCGGACGATCGCGTTCGGCGGCAGGCTCTCGGCTGGGCGCTGATCACCCTGGTCCAGGCCCTGGCGGTTGTGGTGTTGTTCTACCAGGGCACGCCCGCCGACGCCTCCGCGGGATGGAAGGGCGGCCAGTTCCTGCTCAACCAGAAGCTCGCGTGGCTCAGCCATTCCAGACCGGCGGGCGGAGTGGATCTCGCCTATCACGTGGGTGTTGACGGTGTGAGCCTCTGGCTGGTCGTGCTGGCCGCACTGCTGGGGCCGCTGGCCGTCTGGGTGAGTTTCGGGGGCATTCGCGAACGAGTGCGGGAGTACTACGCCCTGCTCCTGCTGCTGGAGGCCGGGATGTTGGGCGTCTTCTGCGCCCGTGATCTCCTGTTGTTCTACGTCTTCTTCGAGTTCACGCTGATCCCGCTCTACTTCATCATCGGCATCTGGGGCGGTCCGGATCGCCGGCGGGCGGCAGCGACCTTCTTCGTCTACACCATGACCGGCAGCGTGCTGCTGTTCGCGGGCGTGCTGTATCTGGCCTTCGCGGCCTCGGAATCACCCGCGGTCGGTCGGTTCACCTTCGATTTGAACACGCTGTACGCCGTGGGTTCAGGACTGCCCCTCGCCACCCAGCGTTGTCTGCTGGTCGCACTGGCCGCCGGTTTCGCGATCAAGGTCCCGCTCTTTCCGCTGCACACCTGGCTTCCGCTGACGTATGGTGAGGCCCCAACGGCCGGCACGGTGCTGCTGGCCGGCGTCCTGTCCAAGCTGGGCACGTACGGTTTCCTGCGGATTGTCCTTCCCGTTCTGCCGGCCGCGACCACCGAGTCCGCTCCGTTGATCGCGGATCTGGCGATCGCAGGCATTCTCTATGCAGCCCTGATTGCCTGGATCCAGACGGATATCAAGCGGCTTGTTGCCTACTCCTCGATCTCGCACCTGGGGTTCCTGGTCCTGGGGCTGTTCAGTCTGAAGATGGCCGGCCTCACCGGCTCGCTGCTGGGCATGGTCAATCACGGTCTGGCCACCGGAGCCCTGTTTCTGCTGGTAGGGATGATCGAGGAGCGATGCGGCACGCGTCAGATCAACGAACTCGGCGGCCTGGCCCGGCGGATGCCCTGGCTGGCGTTCTTTCTGGTTTTCTTCACGCTCAGCAGCATCGGTCTGCCCGGCCTGAACGGCTTTGTCAGCGAGTTCCTCGTCCTGCTGGGCACATTCGCGTCGCAGGCGGAGTCTGACCGGCTGCCGGGCGGACCGCTGGGGCCGGCCTTCGCGATACCCGCCGCCCTGAGCGTTGTTCTTGGCGCGATCTACATGCTCTGGCTGTGCGAGCGGGTGCTCTTCGGTCCGGCGAAGGAAGGCCCGGATCCCGCCTCGGGCACCGCCTTGACGAAGCGCGATCTTTGCCGGCGCGAGATCGCGATCCTCGCTCCCGTCGCGGTCCTTTGCGTCGTGCTCGGCGTGTGGCCCAAACCGATGATCCAGTCGATGCAGGCCGGGCTGACCACGCAGATCGTGGCCCATGTGCATGATGTCTCGCTGCCCGCGACCGCCGATTCTTCCGGCTCGAGCGAGAATGAGCCACTCCTGACCGCGGGCGATGGATGGAAGCCCCAGCCGTCCTTCGGCCGGCCCGGGGATGGTCCAGGAAGGACGGCACCGAGATGA
- a CDS encoding (2Fe-2S)-binding protein — translation MARIVIDGSEIQCRDGINVLQAALDAGIEVPHYCYHPALSIVGSCRLCLMEMRIRNPRTGQLEWSPRLVPSCQTPVADDLEVRFETEPVRANRRHVMEALLLNHPLDCPVCDQAGECWLQDYALRFGHADSRMVEVKNRNPKKDIGPHTLLYQDRCVMCSRCVRFTREVTGTKELCVINRGSRAEIDVFPGEPLANKLQGNVVDLCPVGSLLDKDFLFAQRVWMFRSTPSVCPGCSTGCTTFVDHSENVVHRIRPRHNPKVNGWWICDDGRYVYKVLRDPRRIVRPEVRMPNRAAADDWSRLLDLIRREFAAAAARHGDQAVAAQLSPMMACEEAWLLASWVRRVAPGALLTLGDVPTEGEDLRFPFGASEGDAGFTIRSEKCPNRCGVERVIQAVGGPTTDRESLGEHIAAGQIAAAWIAGGHFKSSRAPNTLLAGAKQVGFLVVQDLFPSALSSAAAVVLPACPWVERDGTFINLDGVVQPFERVVHPPEGLWRDGQYLYALAGYEGLYKAERVRSMMAASMPEFGEVYRPPALPKHQH, via the coding sequence ATGGCCAGGATCGTCATCGACGGCAGCGAGATCCAGTGCCGGGACGGCATCAACGTCCTCCAGGCTGCGCTGGACGCGGGCATCGAGGTGCCTCACTACTGCTATCATCCCGCCCTGTCGATCGTCGGATCCTGCCGGCTGTGCCTGATGGAGATGAGGATCCGCAACCCGCGCACCGGGCAGCTGGAATGGAGCCCGAGGCTGGTTCCGAGTTGCCAGACACCGGTGGCCGACGACCTGGAGGTGCGGTTCGAGACCGAGCCGGTCAGGGCCAACCGGCGGCACGTCATGGAGGCCTTGCTGCTCAACCACCCGCTCGACTGCCCGGTCTGCGACCAGGCGGGCGAATGCTGGCTGCAGGACTACGCCTTGCGCTTCGGCCACGCCGACTCCCGCATGGTCGAGGTCAAGAACAGGAATCCCAAGAAGGACATCGGCCCGCACACCCTGCTCTACCAGGACCGTTGCGTGATGTGCTCGCGATGCGTGCGGTTCACCCGCGAGGTCACCGGCACGAAGGAATTGTGCGTCATCAATCGCGGCAGCCGCGCTGAGATCGACGTCTTTCCCGGCGAGCCGCTGGCCAACAAGCTCCAGGGCAACGTCGTTGACCTCTGCCCGGTCGGGAGTCTCCTGGACAAGGACTTCCTCTTCGCGCAGCGGGTGTGGATGTTCCGGAGTACGCCGTCGGTCTGCCCGGGCTGCAGCACCGGCTGCACGACGTTCGTCGATCACAGCGAGAACGTCGTCCACCGCATCCGCCCGCGGCACAATCCGAAGGTCAACGGCTGGTGGATCTGCGACGACGGGCGGTATGTGTACAAGGTCCTCCGCGATCCGAGACGGATTGTGCGGCCCGAGGTCCGCATGCCGAACAGGGCTGCGGCCGACGATTGGTCCAGGCTGCTCGACCTGATTCGCCGCGAGTTCGCGGCGGCGGCGGCGAGGCACGGCGATCAAGCGGTAGCCGCGCAGCTTTCGCCGATGATGGCCTGCGAAGAGGCCTGGCTGCTGGCGTCGTGGGTGCGCCGCGTCGCGCCTGGTGCGCTCCTGACACTCGGCGACGTGCCGACGGAAGGCGAGGATCTGCGGTTTCCCTTCGGGGCGTCGGAGGGAGACGCCGGGTTCACGATCCGATCCGAGAAGTGCCCCAACCGGTGCGGGGTGGAACGAGTCATCCAGGCGGTGGGCGGCCCCACGACAGACCGCGAATCGCTGGGCGAGCACATTGCCGCAGGGCAAATCGCGGCCGCATGGATCGCCGGCGGCCACTTCAAGAGCAGCCGGGCGCCCAACACGCTCCTGGCCGGCGCGAAGCAGGTCGGCTTCCTGGTTGTGCAGGACTTGTTCCCCAGCGCTCTGAGCAGCGCGGCGGCCGTGGTCCTGCCGGCCTGCCCCTGGGTCGAACGCGATGGGACGTTCATCAACCTGGACGGCGTTGTGCAACCCTTCGAGCGGGTGGTGCATCCGCCCGAAGGTCTGTGGCGAGACGGTCAGTATCTGTATGCTCTGGCCGGATATGAGGGTTTATACAAGGCCGAGCGCGTGCGAAGCATGATGGCGGCGAGCATGCCGGAGTTCGGCGAGGTCTATCGGCCACCGGCGCTGCCCAAGCATCAGCATTGA
- a CDS encoding NAD(P)H-dependent oxidoreductase subunit E, translating into MAWQAIDRNRPAMPEGAPPVLSEAVKEKIRAFFDRYPTRQAALLPALHIAQEAAGCVSLQVMKEVAELLGLAPSQVMDTASFYTHFWPHARGRKVIVLCRSLSCELMGGRVVADAVRRELGIDEHETTPDGQYSFITEECLGACEHGPCMLINERLHPRLTAEQIPAILKDPGNDRLDIARSSLYDPPDDRGRTEQASAGGTENG; encoded by the coding sequence GTGGCTTGGCAAGCGATTGATCGTAACCGACCGGCGATGCCGGAGGGGGCGCCGCCGGTGTTGTCCGAGGCGGTCAAGGAGAAGATCCGCGCCTTTTTCGACCGGTATCCGACTCGCCAGGCGGCCCTGCTGCCGGCCCTGCACATCGCTCAGGAGGCCGCCGGTTGCGTGAGCCTCCAGGTCATGAAGGAGGTGGCCGAGCTCCTGGGCCTCGCCCCGTCGCAGGTCATGGACACGGCCAGCTTCTATACCCACTTCTGGCCTCACGCCCGGGGCCGGAAGGTCATCGTCCTTTGCCGCTCGCTGAGCTGTGAGCTGATGGGCGGCCGAGTGGTAGCCGACGCCGTCCGGCGCGAACTGGGCATCGACGAGCACGAGACCACACCCGACGGCCAGTACAGCTTCATCACCGAGGAATGCCTCGGGGCGTGCGAGCACGGGCCGTGCATGCTCATCAACGAGCGACTCCACCCCCGGCTCACGGCGGAACAGATACCCGCGATTCTGAAGGACCCGGGCAACGACCGGCTCGATATCGCCCGCAGCAGCCTCTATGATCCCCCTGACGACCGCGGCCGGACCGAGCAGGCCTCGGCCGGAGGGACGGAGAACGGATGA
- the nuoL gene encoding NADH-quinone oxidoreductase subunit L produces MLNGAPAIPLAPLIGALIAGVTGPRLLRGASHWPVIVGVAIALLISGIMLGVFMYAEPGGGDRLSNSYHLYQWIAPDAHLWFDVSFRMDPLTAIMLVTVCGVSLLVLIFSRDYMRAGGRPERGYERFFAFLGLFVFSMCVLVLAGNFLLLYLGWEAVGLCSYLLIGFYYQRPAAATAARKAFLVNRIGDFGFGLGILFIYLWISPLVEAGRNPLDYAVVFEKIGQLTTAQCTTVALLLFCGAIGKSAQLPLHVWLPDAMEGPTPVSALIHAATMVTAGVYMVARCGEIFTRSPAAMTVVAVIGAASALFAGLIALTQHDMKRILAYSTISQLGYMFLGLGVYAANAAVFHLFTHAFFKALLFLGAGSVMHALAGTVDLRHFGGLRRRMPVTYVTFLIGGLALTGFPFVSGFFSKDEIIHSAFAASTPLGAIALFGELVTAFYTFRMVFLTFHGPERVPEGVHAHESGVWMLVPLTILAVGALFAGYVDVTIDRAGFLGLVEPNGWLCRFLDATFRPFSRLAPRPPQGLGHMLTYCSTILVFMGIGLAYAVYVRRRDWAERGAAMAAPCHQVVFNKFYVDECYDAIVVRPLRRLAQALFGADVHVIDGLVRAVSWGPRACGAAWRVLQTGAVQDYAVVMMGGLALIVIVLLVI; encoded by the coding sequence ATGCTCAACGGCGCCCCGGCGATCCCGCTGGCGCCGTTGATCGGGGCGTTGATCGCCGGCGTCACCGGTCCGAGGCTCCTGCGCGGGGCCAGTCACTGGCCGGTGATCGTGGGCGTGGCCATCGCCCTGCTGATCAGCGGCATCATGCTCGGAGTCTTCATGTACGCCGAGCCGGGAGGCGGCGACCGACTGTCGAACAGCTACCATCTGTATCAATGGATCGCCCCGGACGCTCATCTCTGGTTCGACGTCAGCTTTCGCATGGATCCGCTGACCGCGATCATGCTGGTCACGGTTTGCGGCGTATCGCTGCTGGTGCTCATCTTCTCCCGCGATTACATGCGCGCAGGCGGGCGCCCCGAGCGCGGCTACGAGCGGTTCTTCGCGTTCCTCGGGCTGTTCGTGTTCTCGATGTGTGTGCTGGTTCTGGCGGGCAACTTCCTGCTGCTCTATCTCGGCTGGGAGGCGGTCGGGCTGTGCAGCTACCTGCTGATCGGCTTCTACTACCAGCGTCCGGCGGCGGCCACGGCGGCGAGAAAGGCGTTCCTGGTCAACCGGATCGGCGACTTCGGCTTCGGGCTGGGGATTCTGTTCATCTACCTGTGGATCAGTCCCCTGGTCGAAGCCGGCCGCAATCCGCTCGACTACGCCGTCGTCTTCGAGAAGATCGGGCAGTTGACCACCGCCCAGTGCACGACCGTCGCCCTGCTGCTCTTCTGTGGAGCGATCGGCAAGAGCGCCCAGCTCCCGCTGCATGTCTGGCTGCCCGACGCGATGGAAGGCCCGACGCCGGTGTCGGCCCTGATCCACGCGGCCACCATGGTGACCGCGGGCGTCTACATGGTCGCGCGCTGCGGGGAGATCTTCACCCGCTCGCCGGCGGCCATGACCGTCGTGGCCGTCATCGGAGCGGCCAGCGCCCTGTTCGCCGGACTGATCGCCCTTACTCAGCACGACATGAAGCGCATCCTGGCGTACTCGACGATCAGCCAGTTGGGCTACATGTTTCTCGGACTCGGCGTGTACGCAGCGAACGCCGCCGTGTTTCACCTGTTTACCCATGCGTTCTTCAAGGCCCTGCTCTTCCTCGGGGCGGGGAGCGTGATGCACGCTCTGGCCGGCACCGTCGATCTCCGCCACTTCGGCGGGCTGAGGCGGCGGATGCCGGTGACCTACGTGACCTTTCTGATCGGCGGGCTTGCCCTGACTGGTTTCCCGTTCGTGTCCGGCTTCTTCAGCAAGGACGAGATCATCCACAGTGCCTTTGCGGCTTCCACCCCGCTCGGGGCCATCGCCCTGTTCGGCGAGCTGGTGACCGCCTTCTACACGTTCCGCATGGTGTTTCTGACGTTCCACGGTCCGGAACGAGTGCCGGAGGGCGTTCACGCCCATGAATCCGGCGTGTGGATGCTTGTCCCGCTGACGATCCTGGCGGTCGGTGCTCTGTTTGCGGGCTACGTGGACGTGACCATCGACCGCGCCGGGTTCCTGGGGCTGGTTGAGCCGAACGGCTGGCTCTGCCGGTTCCTCGACGCGACGTTTCGCCCTTTCAGCCGCCTGGCCCCCCGCCCGCCACAGGGACTCGGGCACATGCTGACCTACTGCTCCACGATCCTGGTGTTCATGGGCATCGGACTGGCCTACGCGGTCTACGTTCGACGCCGTGACTGGGCGGAACGGGGCGCGGCCATGGCGGCCCCTTGCCACCAGGTGGTGTTCAACAAGTTCTACGTCGACGAGTGCTACGATGCGATCGTGGTCCGGCCGCTGCGACGGCTGGCGCAGGCGCTCTTCGGCGCGGACGTTCATGTGATTGACGGTTTGGTGCGTGCGGTGTCATGGGGGCCGAGAGCTTGTGGTGCGGCCTGGCGGGTCCTGCAAACCGGGGCGGTGCAGGACTACGCGGTGGTGATGATGGGGGGGTTGGCCCTGATCGTGATTGTTCTACTGGTGATCTGA
- a CDS encoding NADH-quinone oxidoreductase subunit I, translating into MIREQDLLVVKEPAVTAAERAYLPAILRGMITTLRHLFHRKRTVQYPEERAPQRIENYRGLHRLNRDEQGRVACVACFMCSTACPANCIRIVAGEAPWPDREKYPVEFEIDELRCIYCGMCEYACPVDAIELTPLYHVVGRTRADMIYDKEKLLDVYDQTKDIKPRKDPPITGYAGTGHPELCTRQPGQGLT; encoded by the coding sequence ATGATTCGTGAGCAGGATTTGCTCGTGGTCAAGGAGCCCGCGGTCACGGCCGCGGAGCGAGCGTATCTCCCGGCGATTCTCCGGGGCATGATCACCACGCTCCGGCACCTGTTCCACAGGAAACGTACGGTTCAGTATCCGGAGGAGAGGGCTCCCCAGCGGATCGAGAACTACCGCGGCCTGCACCGCTTGAACCGCGATGAGCAGGGCCGGGTGGCCTGCGTGGCCTGTTTCATGTGCTCGACCGCATGCCCGGCGAACTGCATCCGCATCGTGGCGGGCGAGGCTCCCTGGCCAGACCGTGAGAAGTACCCGGTCGAGTTCGAGATCGACGAGCTGCGCTGCATCTACTGCGGGATGTGCGAGTACGCCTGCCCGGTGGACGCGATTGAACTCACCCCCCTGTACCATGTTGTCGGCCGGACGCGGGCGGACATGATCTACGACAAGGAGAAGCTGCTCGACGTGTACGATCAGACCAAGGACATCAAGCCGCGGAAGGATCCGCCGATCACCGGATACGCCGGCACCGGCCATCCGGAACTGTGCACCCGCCAGCCGGGGCAAGGACTCACATGA
- the nuoH gene encoding NADH-quinone oxidoreductase subunit NuoH, with protein MAAIIGVMMTSVAYCIYFERKVAAYVQDRRGPNRVGPMGLLQPMADGIKMFLKEDFIPAKVDRGLFLLAPAVIFIVAMIGFAVIPWGGQIEFASGRRVSVQVASLDIGVLYILAVAGLGVYGIVLGGWASNNKYAFYGGMRAAAQLLSYEVPMAMAILIVVLTSGELRLERIVAAQIRPESGGCWNLLLHPLGFFLLIIASFAEANRTPFDLAEAEQELVGGYHTEYSSMKFGLFFLAEYAHMITASALMVTLYFGGWELFPFSGRLGWGWLDWLNQGTAWPAALLRFGIVFAKIAVLIFVYMWVRWTIPRFRFDQLMRLAWKSLVPLGLALVILTGVLVYLDQAVSWSAPIGNLAILALLWLRLSCSRRAVTGRQTHMPPIPSGGGGS; from the coding sequence ATGGCGGCGATCATCGGGGTGATGATGACCTCGGTGGCGTACTGCATCTACTTCGAGCGAAAGGTCGCCGCGTACGTGCAGGACCGGCGCGGACCGAACCGGGTCGGGCCGATGGGTCTCCTGCAGCCGATGGCCGACGGAATCAAGATGTTCCTCAAGGAGGACTTCATTCCCGCCAAGGTCGATCGCGGTTTGTTCCTGCTGGCCCCGGCCGTCATCTTCATCGTGGCCATGATCGGCTTTGCGGTGATCCCCTGGGGCGGACAGATTGAGTTTGCCAGCGGCCGGCGGGTCAGCGTACAGGTGGCCAGCCTGGACATCGGCGTGCTGTATATCCTGGCCGTCGCGGGGCTGGGCGTCTACGGCATCGTTCTCGGGGGCTGGGCGAGCAACAACAAGTACGCGTTCTACGGGGGCATGCGGGCGGCCGCACAGCTGCTCAGCTACGAAGTCCCGATGGCCATGGCCATCCTGATTGTGGTGCTGACCTCGGGTGAGCTGCGGCTGGAGCGGATCGTGGCCGCTCAGATACGGCCTGAGTCTGGCGGATGCTGGAACCTCCTGCTCCATCCCCTGGGCTTCTTCCTGCTGATCATCGCCTCCTTCGCCGAGGCCAACCGCACGCCGTTCGATCTGGCCGAGGCGGAGCAGGAACTGGTCGGCGGTTACCACACCGAGTACAGCTCGATGAAGTTCGGCCTGTTCTTCCTGGCCGAATACGCCCATATGATCACGGCCAGCGCCCTCATGGTCACGCTCTACTTCGGCGGCTGGGAGTTGTTCCCATTCAGTGGAAGGCTCGGCTGGGGTTGGCTGGACTGGCTGAACCAGGGCACCGCCTGGCCGGCCGCTTTGCTGCGGTTCGGCATCGTGTTCGCCAAGATCGCGGTCCTCATCTTCGTGTACATGTGGGTGCGATGGACAATTCCCCGGTTCCGGTTCGATCAGCTGATGCGTCTGGCCTGGAAGAGCCTCGTGCCCCTGGGACTGGCCCTGGTCATTCTGACCGGCGTACTGGTGTACCTTGACCAGGCGGTGTCGTGGTCGGCGCCCATCGGCAATCTGGCGATCCTCGCCCTGCTCTGGCTGCGGCTGAGCTGTTCGCGACGGGCGGTGACTGGGCGTCAGACGCACATGCCACCGATCCCCTCGGGCGGAGGTGGCTCATGA
- the nuoK gene encoding NADH-quinone oxidoreductase subunit NuoK produces MLGVVGFLTRRNLIIMFLSTEVMLQGVVVNLVGFSRFHNGLDGQVFALFLLVAAAVEAGLALGLVVVMFRRKLTLDADVWRSMRG; encoded by the coding sequence ATGCTCGGCGTCGTCGGTTTCCTGACCCGGAGGAACCTGATCATCATGTTCCTCTCGACCGAGGTCATGCTACAGGGTGTGGTCGTCAACCTGGTCGGCTTCAGCCGCTTTCACAACGGCCTGGACGGCCAGGTGTTCGCCCTTTTCCTGCTGGTGGCCGCGGCAGTCGAAGCGGGACTGGCCCTGGGGCTCGTGGTGGTGATGTTCCGGCGCAAACTGACCCTCGATGCCGACGTCTGGCGGTCGATGCGGGGCTGA
- a CDS encoding NADH-quinone oxidoreductase subunit J encodes MSHSWFYILYGVMLLGAAGLYSLMPRPQARRPSWAGVMVTIAIVGLAILGLRRMGDWDMRRFYFWLLAIPALWGAVRVVSHPRPVYSAVYLVLVVLAVAGELILADAEFLGAALVIIYAGAILVTYVFVIMLAQQHGPAEYDNRAREPLAAVIVASLLVAAIAQLLTEQPVAATQAASAAASGEPGNVRLVAGTLLTRYFVALEVAGVLLWAAIVGAIWLVHRRVTADEAAMPAGPGKPLGQIGREVPPF; translated from the coding sequence ATGAGCCACAGCTGGTTCTACATTCTGTACGGGGTGATGCTCCTCGGGGCGGCCGGGCTCTACAGTCTGATGCCCCGCCCGCAAGCCCGCCGGCCGTCGTGGGCAGGCGTTATGGTCACCATCGCGATAGTCGGGCTGGCCATCCTGGGCCTTCGCCGGATGGGTGATTGGGACATGCGCCGTTTCTACTTCTGGCTGCTGGCGATTCCGGCCTTGTGGGGCGCGGTGCGGGTGGTCTCCCATCCCCGGCCGGTGTACAGCGCCGTCTACCTGGTGCTCGTTGTCCTCGCCGTGGCCGGCGAGCTGATCCTGGCCGATGCGGAGTTCCTCGGTGCGGCCCTGGTGATCATCTACGCCGGGGCGATCCTGGTCACCTACGTGTTTGTCATCATGCTGGCTCAGCAGCACGGCCCGGCGGAGTATGACAACCGGGCCCGCGAGCCTCTGGCCGCGGTGATCGTCGCATCCCTGCTCGTGGCGGCCATCGCCCAGCTGCTGACCGAGCAGCCGGTCGCGGCGACGCAGGCGGCCTCCGCCGCCGCGAGCGGCGAACCGGGCAACGTGCGGCTGGTCGCGGGGACGCTGCTGACGCGGTACTTCGTGGCTCTGGAAGTGGCCGGCGTGCTCTTGTGGGCGGCCATCGTGGGTGCGATCTGGCTGGTGCATCGGCGCGTCACCGCGGACGAAGCGGCGATGCCGGCCGGGCCAGGAAAGCCACTGGGACAGATCGGGCGAGAGGTGCCACCGTTCTAG
- the nuoF gene encoding NADH-quinone oxidoreductase subunit NuoF, whose product MGGYEPVLLSNVGVEGSRTLAVYRARGGYQAARRAVTTMSPQQVVDLVKASDLRGRGGAGFRVGVKWSLLPPGRETTYLCVNFDESEPGTFNNRYLVDHDPHQLLEGMVIAAHATQARTAYVYLRAEFCETFHVLQRAIDEAYAAGLLGRGLFGTSMSLDCHIHRGAGAYVCGEETGLIESLEGKRGWPRIKPPYPAVSGVFGRPTVVNNVESLCCVAHIIARGSDWFLSLGPAGSSGPKLYTVSGPVNRPGCYEAPLGLSVRELVFGDAYARGMIGNRKVKGVIPGGLSVGILSADELDCRLDFDDPQRYGLLGLGTAGAIIINEDTDMRDVLVNVARFYARESCGQCTQCREQTDWLHKIARRIAAGAGRIEDLDLMQSLTRTMGMMDGQSICGLPDGANYAIRTIVSKYRAEFERHIQAQRPGSVEETLSGNNRSVYRLPVLAQEAANRKW is encoded by the coding sequence ATGGGCGGGTATGAACCGGTCCTACTGAGCAACGTCGGCGTCGAGGGCTCTCGGACGCTGGCCGTGTACCGCGCCCGTGGCGGCTATCAGGCCGCCCGCAGGGCGGTCACGACGATGTCGCCCCAGCAGGTCGTGGACCTGGTGAAGGCCTCCGACCTCCGTGGCCGGGGCGGGGCCGGTTTCCGCGTCGGCGTGAAGTGGAGCCTGCTGCCGCCGGGGCGCGAAACCACCTATCTCTGCGTCAATTTCGACGAGTCCGAGCCGGGAACGTTCAACAACCGTTACCTGGTCGATCACGATCCGCACCAGCTCCTGGAGGGAATGGTGATCGCCGCTCATGCGACCCAGGCACGAACGGCCTACGTGTATCTTCGCGCCGAGTTTTGTGAAACATTTCACGTTCTTCAGCGGGCTATCGATGAGGCGTATGCGGCCGGTCTGTTGGGAAGGGGGTTGTTTGGCACGAGCATGTCCCTGGACTGCCACATTCACCGCGGAGCGGGGGCCTACGTCTGCGGCGAAGAGACCGGTTTGATCGAGTCGCTGGAGGGCAAGCGCGGCTGGCCCCGGATCAAGCCCCCCTACCCGGCGGTCTCGGGCGTGTTCGGCCGACCCACCGTGGTCAACAATGTCGAGTCGCTCTGCTGCGTGGCGCATATCATCGCCCGAGGATCTGATTGGTTCCTATCGCTGGGTCCGGCGGGTAGCTCCGGGCCGAAGTTGTACACGGTCAGCGGACCGGTCAACCGGCCCGGTTGTTATGAAGCCCCGCTCGGGCTGAGCGTGCGCGAGCTCGTCTTCGGCGACGCGTACGCCCGGGGTATGATCGGCAACCGGAAGGTCAAGGGGGTCATTCCCGGCGGGCTGTCTGTGGGCATTCTCAGCGCGGACGAGCTCGACTGCAGGCTGGACTTCGACGATCCGCAGAGGTACGGGCTTCTCGGGCTGGGCACGGCCGGAGCCATCATCATCAACGAGGACACCGACATGCGCGACGTCCTCGTGAACGTCGCCCGGTTTTACGCCCGGGAATCCTGCGGCCAATGCACCCAGTGCCGCGAGCAGACGGACTGGCTGCACAAGATCGCCCGGCGCATCGCGGCCGGAGCGGGCCGGATCGAGGATCTCGACCTCATGCAGTCGCTGACCCGCACCATGGGCATGATGGACGGGCAGAGCATCTGCGGCCTGCCGGACGGGGCGAACTATGCCATCCGCACGATCGTGTCGAAGTATCGCGCGGAGTTCGAGCGGCACATTCAAGCCCAGCGGCCGGGCAGCGTCGAGGAGACACTCTCAGGCAACAACCGGTCGGTCTACCGGTTGCCGGTGCTGGCCCAGGAGGCCGCGAACAGGAAATGGTGA